A genomic region of Blattabacterium cuenoti contains the following coding sequences:
- a CDS encoding biotin--[acetyl-CoA-carboxylase] ligase, with protein sequence MKRFIWPIYLIFLQKVDSTNQYIKRNISKWINNWTIILSTHQTNGKGVGKNFWETEKGKNLTFSIFFKSIPLSIDKGYIVNMIISNAIHKILFTYSKSIWIKWPNDIILINKKIGGILIENKVLYKKIHTTIIGIGLNVNQLTFDSKLQASSLKKILNKDFKLDKLFYDIIYSIQKEYFIFTIYGESYIRSYYVSHLYMKDKTSFFYVRKNLHCDINGYTKGIIRNITKRGNLVIEFNKNKKFFFFSQKEVQFIF encoded by the coding sequence TTGAAAAGATTTATTTGGCCAATATATTTAATTTTTCTACAAAAAGTAGATTCTACTAATCAATACATAAAAAGAAACATTTCAAAATGGATAAATAATTGGACTATTATTTTGTCTACGCATCAAACAAATGGAAAAGGAGTCGGTAAAAATTTTTGGGAAACAGAAAAAGGAAAAAACTTAACTTTTAGCATTTTTTTTAAATCGATTCCATTATCAATAGATAAGGGTTATATAGTGAATATGATCATAAGTAATGCTATTCATAAAATTTTATTTACTTACAGTAAATCCATTTGGATAAAATGGCCTAATGATATTATTCTAATTAACAAAAAAATAGGAGGAATACTAATTGAGAATAAAGTTCTTTATAAAAAAATACATACAACAATTATTGGAATAGGACTAAATGTCAATCAATTAACATTTGATTCTAAACTTCAAGCTTCTTCTTTAAAAAAGATTCTTAACAAGGATTTTAAATTGGACAAATTATTTTATGATATAATTTATTCCATACAAAAAGAATATTTTATTTTTACGATTTACGGAGAATCGTATATAAGAAGTTATTATGTAAGTCATCTTTATATGAAAGATAAAACCTCTTTTTTTTATGTGAGAAAAAATCTTCATTGTGACATAAATGGATATACTAAAGGTATTATTCGAAATATAACAAAAAGAGGAAATTTAGTGATTGAATTTAATAAGAATAAAAAATTTTTTTTCTTTTCTCAAAAAGAAGTACAATTTATTTTTTAA
- a CDS encoding CTP synthase, with amino-acid sequence MKTKYVFVTGGVTSSLGKGIVSASLGMLLKHRGYKVTIQKLDPYFNIDPGTLNPYEHGECFVTKDGAETDLDLGHYERFLDQPTTKNNNVTSGMIYKTVIDNERKGNYLGETVQVIPHITNEIKRRIKKLGKVNDYDIVITEIGGTVGDIEILPYIETVRQLKWELGEYNGLVIHLTLLPYISVTGEIKTKPTQHSVRNLMENGIQADILVCRTEKHISKSIRNKLALFCNVKPEHVIESINTKVIYDIPCLLHVQNFDKVVLNHLNLSTLITPDLNRWKVFLKKYKNPKYEIKIALVGKYVSLHDSYKSITEALIHAGTENEIYVNIKWIYSGMIKEKNIKEYFEGISGILIAPGFGNRGIEGKILAVKYARENEIPFLGICLGMQIAVIEFARNVLKIQEAESFEINPNTSHPVINLMKEQKNITQKGGTMRLGDWKCSLIEKSKIFSIYGKKEILERHRHRYEFNNAYLESFSNAGMKAVGINPETGLVEAMELDNHIFFLGVQYHPEYNSTVAHPHPLFTYFVQISKNYKSFDSQNYHYV; translated from the coding sequence ATGAAAACAAAATATGTTTTTGTTACAGGAGGGGTAACTTCTTCATTGGGAAAGGGGATCGTATCTGCTTCTTTAGGAATGTTATTAAAACATAGAGGTTACAAAGTCACAATTCAAAAGTTAGATCCTTATTTCAATATAGATCCAGGAACATTAAATCCTTATGAACATGGAGAATGTTTCGTTACTAAAGATGGTGCGGAGACCGATTTGGATTTAGGTCATTATGAACGTTTTTTAGATCAACCAACAACGAAAAATAATAATGTAACATCTGGGATGATATATAAAACTGTTATTGATAATGAAAGAAAAGGAAATTATTTAGGAGAAACTGTGCAAGTGATCCCACATATAACTAATGAAATTAAAAGACGTATTAAAAAACTTGGTAAAGTTAATGATTATGATATTGTTATTACTGAAATAGGAGGTACGGTAGGAGACATAGAAATTCTTCCTTATATTGAAACTGTACGTCAATTAAAATGGGAATTAGGAGAATACAACGGATTAGTTATTCATTTAACTTTATTACCTTATATATCGGTAACTGGAGAAATAAAAACAAAACCTACACAACATTCTGTTAGAAATTTAATGGAAAATGGAATTCAAGCAGATATTTTGGTTTGCAGAACAGAAAAACATATATCAAAAAGTATTCGCAACAAATTAGCTTTATTTTGTAATGTAAAACCAGAGCATGTGATTGAATCTATCAATACTAAAGTTATTTATGATATTCCATGTTTGTTACATGTACAAAATTTTGATAAAGTAGTTTTAAATCATTTAAATTTATCCACTCTAATTACTCCAGATTTGAATAGATGGAAAGTTTTTTTGAAGAAATATAAAAATCCTAAATATGAAATAAAAATAGCTTTAGTTGGAAAATATGTTTCTTTACATGATTCGTATAAATCTATTACAGAAGCATTAATACATGCTGGAACCGAAAATGAAATTTATGTCAATATAAAATGGATCTACTCCGGAATGATCAAAGAAAAAAATATAAAAGAATATTTTGAGGGTATTTCTGGAATTTTAATTGCTCCTGGATTTGGTAATCGAGGGATAGAAGGAAAAATATTAGCAGTAAAGTATGCCAGAGAGAATGAAATTCCTTTTTTAGGAATATGTTTGGGAATGCAGATTGCAGTAATAGAATTCGCTAGAAATGTATTAAAAATACAAGAAGCAGAAAGTTTTGAAATTAATCCAAATACATCTCATCCAGTTATTAATTTAATGAAAGAACAAAAAAATATAACGCAAAAAGGTGGAACGATGCGTTTAGGAGATTGGAAATGTTCATTAATAGAGAAATCTAAAATTTTTTCTATTTATGGAAAGAAAGAAATTTTGGAAAGACATCGTCATAGATATGAATTTAATAACGCTTATTTAGAAAGTTTTTCTAATGCTGGGATGAAAGCTGTTGGAATAAATCCTGAAACTGGTTTAGTAGAGGCTATGGAATTGGATAATCATATTTTTTTCTTAGGAGTTCAGTATCATCCTGAATATAATAGCACAGTGGCTCATCCTCATCCATTGTTTACTTATTTTGTACAAATTTCTAAAAATTATAAATCATTTGATTCTCAGAATTATCATTATGTATGA
- the fsa gene encoding fructose-6-phosphate aldolase has translation MKFFIDTANLEEIKKAKALGILDGVTTNPSLISKESLDKESIMDHYISICNLLEDEEDLSAEIISTNYVDMIQEGEKLSLLHPKIVVKIPMCEDGIKAIKFLSKKNIKTNCTLVFSIGQAILAAKSGSYYVSPFVGRLDDISHNGLSLIKDIKMIYDNFHLKTNILAASIRHPLHITECAKIGIHAITSPLNVICNLIQHPLTNIGLDKFLKDYKNKF, from the coding sequence ATGAAATTTTTTATAGATACAGCTAATTTAGAAGAGATTAAAAAAGCTAAAGCATTAGGAATATTAGATGGAGTCACAACTAACCCTTCTTTAATATCTAAGGAATCTCTTGATAAAGAATCGATAATGGATCACTACATATCCATTTGTAATCTTTTAGAAGATGAAGAAGACCTTAGTGCGGAAATAATTAGTACAAATTATGTAGATATGATTCAAGAAGGTGAAAAACTCTCACTTTTACATCCAAAAATTGTAGTTAAGATTCCTATGTGTGAAGATGGAATTAAAGCTATAAAATTTTTATCAAAAAAAAACATCAAAACTAATTGTACTCTTGTTTTTTCAATAGGACAAGCTATTCTAGCAGCAAAATCTGGATCCTATTATGTATCGCCATTTGTAGGAAGATTAGATGATATATCACATAATGGATTGTCTTTAATAAAAGATATTAAGATGATTTATGATAATTTTCATTTGAAAACAAATATTTTAGCCGCTTCAATACGTCATCCATTACATATTACAGAATGTGCTAAGATTGGAATTCATGCCATTACTTCTCCTTTAAATGTTATATGTAATCTTATACAACATCCACTTACAAATATAGGATTAGATAAATTTTTGAAAGATTATAAAAACAAGTTTTAA
- the obgE gene encoding GTPase ObgE: MKENFIDIIKIYCKSGNGGKGAIHFQKYNNMNGVSDGGSGGKGGDIIIRGNSHIHTFLHLKYKKHWIADSGDPGKRNNLTGASGKDLFIEVPIGTIVKDINQNLLVEITVDHQEKILFRGGIGGKGNAFFKSSTRRSPYYAQPGIMTNGNWIILELKILADVGIIGYPNTGKSTLLSKITKAKPKIGNFCFTTTIPNLGIVKMNYDSFTVADLPGIIENASSGKGLGHDFLRHVERNLILLFLISADVENQEMEYMTLLNELNKFNPKLLSKKRLLCISKSDLIDNRTKNQIREKFFSLKENIIFISSFTSEGILELKKKLWNCIKRNKYNKL; encoded by the coding sequence ATGAAAGAAAATTTCATAGATATTATAAAAATTTACTGTAAAAGTGGAAATGGAGGAAAAGGTGCAATACACTTCCAAAAATATAATAATATGAATGGAGTATCTGATGGAGGATCTGGGGGAAAGGGTGGAGATATTATTATACGAGGTAATTCTCATATTCATACATTTCTTCATTTAAAATACAAAAAACATTGGATTGCAGATTCTGGAGATCCAGGAAAAAGAAATAATTTGACCGGAGCTAGCGGTAAAGATTTATTCATAGAAGTACCTATAGGTACTATAGTTAAAGATATTAATCAAAATCTTCTAGTAGAAATTACTGTAGATCATCAAGAAAAAATTTTGTTTCGAGGAGGTATAGGTGGAAAAGGAAACGCTTTTTTTAAGAGCTCTACAAGGAGATCTCCTTATTATGCACAACCTGGAATAATGACTAATGGAAATTGGATAATTCTGGAATTGAAAATATTAGCAGATGTTGGTATAATTGGATATCCTAATACAGGAAAATCTACTTTACTTTCCAAAATTACAAAAGCAAAACCAAAAATAGGTAATTTTTGTTTCACTACTACGATTCCAAATTTAGGAATAGTTAAAATGAATTATGATTCATTTACAGTAGCTGATCTACCAGGAATCATAGAAAATGCATCATCAGGTAAAGGATTAGGACATGATTTTCTAAGACATGTAGAACGTAATTTGATTTTGTTATTTTTAATTTCTGCAGACGTAGAAAATCAAGAAATGGAATATATGACTTTATTAAATGAATTAAATAAATTTAATCCAAAATTATTAAGTAAAAAACGTTTATTATGTATTTCTAAATCAGACTTAATTGATAATAGAACAAAAAATCAAATAAGAGAAAAATTCTTTTCTTTAAAAGAAAATATTATTTTTATTTCTTCTTTTACAAGTGAGGGAATTCTTGAGTTAAAGAAAAAATTATGGAATTGTATTAAGAGAAATAAATATAACAAATTATGA
- the yidC gene encoding membrane protein insertase YidC, producing MKDKNLDYNSTIGLFLILLILTVFTYFNTYNDKDSISNSNKFIEKKVSLFNKPFFGSKKKSKNDCVLENEVLRLRISSLGGMIDEVFLKKYKAYDFIHLSHNKNLYLIKDSSFLYRMVFWVTSNKKHSKITTNSLYFHPFFFHKRGKFIILVMRARNPYGMGFIDHIYTLGKGLQYHIGFHIRTVNLSVITNKNISINLEQKIFSLEKDRNWENTYTQVYYSHNKNSHFKIQSLSEKKSEERNISDLNWIAHKQQFFATIFIPKKPLRDFFIHSENFSSGIFLKKIQSNILLKIKEHEEINIPFQLYFGPLDFSLLKKFDQKIENIIPFGWGFLKWINKYFFLVIFQFLEKTNLNYGLIIILMTIVVKLILSPITYKQYKLSAMMKLIRPEIDEINNKFRNSDPLKKQRAVMELYQKAGINPMSGCFSALFQIPIFYSLFKFFPTLINLRGKSFLWVDDLTSYDSILELPFSIPFYGNHVSLLTLLYSFALLIYTKLSNDVGVSRNDKNNPSDMPFILYLMPIIMLLFINSYASGLSLYYFISNIINIGLIFFIKKFLLDENKIRQKIQENKNKPKKHYYWKYRIKEIMKKKRMEKISDY from the coding sequence ATGAAGGATAAAAATTTGGATTATAATTCTACAATTGGTTTATTTCTTATATTGTTAATCTTAACTGTTTTTACATACTTTAACACATATAATGATAAGGATTCCATATCAAATTCAAATAAATTTATAGAAAAGAAAGTTTCCTTATTTAATAAACCATTCTTTGGTTCAAAAAAAAAATCAAAAAATGATTGTGTTTTAGAAAATGAAGTTTTAAGACTAAGAATCTCTAGTTTAGGAGGAATGATAGATGAAGTTTTTTTAAAAAAATATAAGGCCTATGATTTTATTCATCTATCACATAATAAAAATCTTTACTTAATAAAAGATTCTAGTTTTTTATATAGAATGGTTTTTTGGGTAACTTCTAATAAAAAACATTCTAAAATAACTACAAACTCCTTATATTTTCATCCTTTTTTTTTTCATAAACGAGGCAAATTTATAATTCTTGTAATGAGAGCTCGTAATCCTTACGGTATGGGTTTTATCGATCATATATATACTTTAGGTAAAGGTTTACAATACCATATAGGTTTTCATATACGAACAGTCAATTTATCCGTTATTACAAATAAAAACATTTCAATTAATTTAGAACAAAAAATTTTTTCCTTAGAAAAAGATAGAAATTGGGAAAATACATATACACAAGTTTATTATTCTCATAATAAAAATTCTCATTTTAAGATTCAGTCATTATCCGAAAAAAAGTCAGAAGAAAGAAATATATCTGATTTGAATTGGATTGCTCATAAACAACAATTTTTTGCGACAATTTTTATACCAAAAAAACCTTTAAGAGATTTCTTTATACATTCTGAAAATTTTTCTTCAGGAATTTTTTTGAAAAAAATTCAATCTAATATTTTATTAAAGATAAAAGAACATGAAGAAATAAATATTCCTTTTCAATTATATTTTGGACCTTTAGACTTTTCTTTATTAAAGAAATTTGATCAAAAAATCGAAAATATTATTCCATTTGGTTGGGGTTTTTTAAAATGGATTAATAAATATTTCTTTTTAGTAATTTTTCAATTTTTAGAAAAAACAAATTTGAATTATGGATTAATTATTATTTTAATGACAATTGTAGTAAAATTAATATTATCACCAATTACTTATAAACAATATAAATTGAGTGCTATGATGAAATTAATTCGTCCAGAAATAGATGAGATTAATAATAAATTCAGGAATTCTGATCCATTAAAAAAACAAAGAGCCGTAATGGAACTATATCAAAAAGCAGGAATAAATCCTATGTCTGGATGTTTTTCTGCTTTATTTCAGATTCCTATTTTTTACTCTTTGTTTAAATTTTTTCCAACTTTGATTAATCTCAGAGGAAAATCTTTTTTATGGGTAGATGATCTTACCTCATATGATTCTATTTTAGAGTTACCTTTTTCTATTCCTTTTTATGGAAATCATGTAAGTTTACTCACACTATTGTATTCATTTGCTCTTCTCATTTATACAAAATTAAGTAATGATGTAGGCGTAAGCAGAAATGATAAGAACAACCCTTCTGACATGCCTTTTATATTATATTTAATGCCTATTATAATGTTATTATTTATAAATAGTTATGCATCTGGACTTTCTCTTTATTATTTTATATCCAATATAATCAACATTGGTTTAATTTTTTTTATTAAAAAATTTCTGTTAGATGAAAATAAAATTCGTCAAAAAATTCAAGAAAACAAAAACAAACCAAAAAAACACTACTATTGGAAATATAGAATAAAAGAAATCATGAAAAAGAAGAGAATGGAAAAAATTTCTGATTATTAA
- a CDS encoding outer membrane protein assembly factor BamD, producing MNKKIIFLSLFIIFGCYKDQYVLKNSDNHIYPHFFHSNPYNPHFSKNEISILKNVFKNWNFFSKKDSSNSYGHNSEENRLFKRGLNEFIHSLDFNLDQTKTYAAIDTLNQFITKYPNSPKIQEVKNIIVKLIKKIEKRDYYIANTYFLMHKYKAALVYFKDFIKKHPKSIYKEKALYKICIITYKMAVNKEKALDFFDVYQKYIKLYPDSYSNIKKLKTYYKELLKL from the coding sequence ATGAATAAAAAAATAATTTTTTTATCATTATTTATAATATTTGGTTGTTACAAAGATCAATATGTATTAAAAAATTCTGATAATCATATTTACCCTCATTTTTTTCATAGTAACCCTTATAATCCTCATTTTTCTAAAAATGAAATTTCAATATTGAAAAATGTTTTCAAGAATTGGAATTTTTTTTCAAAAAAAGATTCTTCTAATTCTTATGGTCATAATTCGGAAGAAAATCGTTTATTTAAACGTGGATTAAATGAATTCATCCATTCATTGGATTTTAATTTAGATCAGACAAAAACTTATGCGGCTATTGATACTCTAAATCAATTTATTACAAAATACCCTAATAGTCCTAAAATACAAGAAGTTAAGAATATTATAGTCAAGCTGATCAAAAAAATTGAAAAAAGAGATTATTATATAGCTAATACTTATTTTCTTATGCATAAATATAAGGCTGCTTTAGTTTACTTTAAAGATTTTATTAAAAAACATCCAAAAAGTATTTATAAAGAAAAAGCTTTATACAAAATTTGCATTATTACATATAAAATGGCAGTAAACAAAGAAAAAGCTTTAGATTTTTTTGATGTCTATCAAAAATATATAAAATTATATCCTGATTCTTATTCCAATATAAAAAAACTGAAAACATATTATAAAGAATTATTAAAATTATGA
- a CDS encoding ferritin has protein sequence MFSEKVQIGLKKQLNRELESSQLYLSMASWVEYQHGSLEGICNFLYDHSDEERKHMLKLIRYINKRGGYADILMEKKYFPIIDDISYDSLKELFQKLFEHEKIISKEINSLVELSLQERDYFTYNFLQWFVEEQIEEEALTKMILDKIKLVEKDKAGLYLFDRDIKNFHLT, from the coding sequence ATGTTCAGTGAAAAAGTACAGATAGGTTTAAAAAAACAATTAAATAGAGAATTAGAATCCTCTCAATTATATTTATCTATGGCATCTTGGGTGGAATATCAACATGGAAGTTTAGAGGGGATCTGTAATTTTTTATATGATCATTCAGATGAAGAAAGAAAACATATGTTAAAATTAATAAGATATATTAATAAAAGAGGAGGATACGCGGATATTCTTATGGAAAAAAAATATTTTCCTATTATTGATGATATTTCATACGATTCTTTAAAAGAATTATTTCAAAAATTATTTGAACATGAAAAAATAATTTCTAAAGAAATTAATTCTTTAGTAGAGTTGTCTTTACAAGAAAGAGATTATTTTACTTATAATTTTTTGCAATGGTTTGTTGAAGAACAAATAGAAGAAGAAGCTTTGACTAAAATGATCTTAGATAAGATTAAATTAGTTGAAAAAGACAAAGCGGGATTATATTTATTTGATCGGGATATAAAAAATTTTCATCTTACTTAA
- the clpX gene encoding ATP-dependent Clp protease ATP-binding subunit ClpX — protein MEDSLKCNFCGRIRNEITFLISGVNGHICNFCIEKTYSIIHRRFSVEKEKNNIEEKKTIEIKKPKEIKKFLDKYVIGQNEAKKVISVAVYNHYKRIISSNKEENNDVEDVEIEKSNILLIGNTGTGKTLLAKSISKLLKIPFTIADATALTEAGYVGEDVESILTRLLQSANYDVNTTEKGIVFIDEIDKISRKKNNPSITRDVSGEGVQQALLKILEGSIINVPPQGGRKHPDQKMIPINTENILFIAGGTFDGIENIISDRIHQFSIGFINHNKKNKNEKNFLKNITAHDLRKFGLIPELIGRFPIITHLNSLDKIMLKKILIEPKNALIKQYKKLFDLDKISINVTDEVLDIIIDKTLELGLGARGLRSFCEKIFVDYMFNIEEINKNQILNIDKEIVIKKFNGL, from the coding sequence ATGGAAGATTCATTGAAATGTAATTTTTGTGGAAGAATAAGAAATGAAATCACTTTTCTCATATCAGGTGTAAATGGTCATATTTGCAATTTTTGTATAGAAAAAACATACTCTATAATTCACAGGAGATTTTCTGTAGAAAAAGAAAAAAATAATATTGAAGAAAAAAAAACAATAGAAATAAAAAAACCTAAAGAAATAAAAAAATTTCTAGATAAATATGTTATAGGACAAAATGAAGCAAAAAAAGTCATATCTGTAGCTGTATATAATCATTACAAACGTATAATCTCTTCCAATAAAGAGGAAAACAATGATGTGGAAGATGTAGAAATAGAAAAATCTAATATCCTATTGATAGGAAATACAGGAACGGGAAAAACATTACTCGCTAAAAGTATTTCCAAACTTTTAAAAATTCCATTTACTATAGCAGATGCTACAGCATTAACGGAAGCAGGATACGTAGGAGAAGATGTAGAATCTATTTTAACTAGATTATTGCAATCAGCAAATTACGATGTAAATACCACGGAAAAAGGAATTGTATTTATAGACGAAATTGATAAAATATCAAGAAAAAAAAATAATCCATCTATCACTAGAGATGTATCTGGAGAAGGTGTACAACAAGCTTTACTAAAAATATTGGAAGGATCAATTATTAACGTTCCTCCACAAGGAGGACGTAAACATCCGGATCAAAAAATGATACCGATTAATACAGAAAACATATTATTTATAGCTGGAGGCACCTTCGATGGAATCGAAAACATTATATCTGACAGGATTCATCAATTTTCTATAGGTTTTATTAATCACAATAAAAAAAATAAAAATGAAAAAAATTTTTTAAAAAATATCACCGCTCATGATCTAAGAAAATTTGGATTGATTCCTGAACTTATAGGAAGATTCCCTATTATTACTCACCTGAATTCATTAGACAAAATAATGTTAAAGAAAATATTGATAGAACCAAAAAATGCTTTAATCAAACAATACAAAAAACTATTCGATTTAGATAAAATATCTATCAATGTTACAGATGAAGTTTTAGACATTATAATAGATAAAACCCTTGAATTAGGTTTGGGAGCAAGAGGTTTACGTTCTTTCTGTGAAAAAATATTTGTAGACTATATGTTTAATATAGAAGAAATAAATAAGAATCAAATATTAAACATAGATAAAGAAATTGTTATAAAAAAATTCAATGGCTTGTAA
- a CDS encoding nucleoside monophosphate kinase, whose protein sequence is MIHIVLFGPPGCGKGTQAIILKKKFGFVHLSTGVMFRHHIKCKTNLGKIVHYYLNQGLLVPDHITTNMLNVEIKKNISSNGIIYDGYPRTKNQVFSLEKILKEESIGKIDVIFNFSIEKNLLINRLLNRGRKSYRDDDTDIITVQRRIEEYKRVTACIWNEEKWKNVFVKVNASSSIEDISLFIEGQILKFF, encoded by the coding sequence ATGATACATATAGTATTATTTGGTCCACCAGGATGTGGAAAAGGAACTCAAGCAATAATTTTAAAAAAAAAATTTGGATTTGTTCATTTATCTACTGGTGTCATGTTTAGACATCATATAAAGTGCAAAACAAATTTGGGAAAAATAGTCCATTATTATCTTAATCAAGGATTGTTAGTTCCTGATCATATCACCACTAATATGTTAAATGTAGAAATAAAAAAGAATATCTCATCTAATGGGATTATTTACGATGGATATCCTAGAACAAAAAATCAGGTTTTTTCTTTAGAGAAAATATTAAAAGAAGAATCTATAGGAAAAATAGATGTGATTTTTAATTTTTCTATTGAAAAAAACTTGTTAATTAATAGATTATTAAACAGAGGAAGAAAAAGTTATCGTGATGATGATACGGATATTATTACTGTTCAAAGAAGGATAGAAGAATATAAAAGAGTAACTGCATGTATTTGGAATGAAGAAAAATGGAAAAATGTTTTTGTAAAAGTTAATGCTTCATCTTCTATAGAAGATATATCTCTTTTTATTGAAGGTCAAATTCTGAAATTTTTTTGA
- the lpdA gene encoding dihydrolipoyl dehydrogenase yields the protein MYFDVVILGSGPGGYVASIRAAQLGMKTALIEKDSLGGICLNWGCIPTKSLLNTAKNLQRVKENKDLFGINNPIEINFSKIISKSRQVVDKMRNGLSFLMKKNGIHVIYGNAKLKNGKKIEIFRNGEKVEECYASHIIIATGSRSRVDKKIPQDGKKIIGYKEALSLSFLPKKIIVIGSGSVGLEFSYFYHSMGSKVTIIEQCSQLFPNGDEEISDQLKSSFDKIGIQCYVSSFIKEINCTNKGVLASIHTTSKNFVLEADIVISAVGTVSNTEFIGLEEIGICTKRGFIVVDENYRTNVNGYYAIGDVIEGPSLAHVASHEAIVCIENIKGLNPQKIDYNNIPKCVYCLPEIASVGYTEKEAIEKGYQIRIGKFPFSALGKSVCDGNTEGFVKVIFDDKYDEWLGCHMIGNHVTDMISEVVVARKLEATNHEIMTSVHPHPSLSESILESIAHAYGKAIHL from the coding sequence ATGTATTTTGATGTTGTTATCTTGGGAAGTGGACCTGGAGGTTATGTGGCGTCCATACGTGCTGCACAGTTAGGAATGAAAACAGCTTTGATTGAAAAAGATTCTTTAGGTGGCATATGTTTAAATTGGGGTTGTATTCCTACTAAATCTCTTTTAAATACTGCTAAAAACTTGCAACGTGTGAAAGAGAATAAGGATTTATTTGGAATAAATAATCCAATAGAAATTAATTTTTCTAAAATTATATCTAAAAGTAGACAAGTAGTGGATAAAATGAGAAATGGTCTATCATTTTTGATGAAAAAAAATGGAATTCATGTTATTTATGGAAATGCTAAGTTAAAAAATGGAAAAAAAATTGAAATTTTTAGAAATGGAGAAAAAGTCGAAGAATGTTACGCTTCACATATTATCATAGCTACGGGTTCGAGGTCTAGAGTAGACAAAAAAATTCCACAAGATGGAAAGAAAATAATAGGATATAAAGAAGCTTTATCTCTTTCTTTTTTACCTAAAAAAATAATTGTTATTGGATCTGGTTCTGTTGGATTAGAATTTTCTTATTTTTATCATTCTATGGGGTCTAAAGTAACCATCATAGAACAATGTTCTCAGCTTTTTCCAAATGGAGATGAAGAAATATCTGATCAATTAAAATCTTCTTTTGATAAAATAGGAATTCAATGTTATGTTTCTTCTTTCATAAAAGAAATAAATTGTACTAATAAAGGGGTTTTAGCTAGTATTCATACTACTAGTAAAAATTTTGTTCTAGAAGCAGATATAGTTATTTCTGCTGTTGGCACGGTGTCTAATACTGAATTTATAGGATTAGAGGAAATAGGAATTTGTACTAAAAGAGGTTTTATTGTTGTAGATGAAAATTATAGAACTAATGTCAATGGATATTATGCTATTGGAGATGTAATAGAAGGGCCATCTTTAGCTCATGTCGCATCACATGAAGCTATTGTATGTATAGAAAATATAAAAGGATTAAATCCTCAAAAAATAGATTATAATAATATTCCTAAATGCGTTTATTGTTTACCTGAAATAGCATCAGTAGGTTATACCGAAAAAGAGGCTATAGAAAAAGGATACCAAATTCGAATAGGAAAATTTCCTTTTAGTGCTCTCGGAAAATCTGTTTGTGATGGAAATACGGAAGGATTTGTTAAAGTAATTTTTGATGATAAATATGATGAATGGTTAGGTTGTCACATGATTGGAAATCATGTGACAGATATGATTTCCGAAGTTGTTGTTGCTAGAAAATTAGAAGCTACCAATCATGAGATAATGACATCTGTTCACCCTCATCCTTCATTAAGTGAATCTATTTTAGAATCTATTGCTCATGCTTATGGAAAAGCTATTCATTTATAA